Proteins found in one Quercus robur chromosome 2, dhQueRobu3.1, whole genome shotgun sequence genomic segment:
- the LOC126714091 gene encoding nudix hydrolase 17, mitochondrial-like: MVTLMSQENIVALVSRTGRHLQRYNKGRRQVVGCIPYRYRITNQTSIEDAGDLEVLVISSQKGKGMLFPKGGWETDESKIEAASRETLEEAGVRGIIESELGQWSFKSKSHDTYYEGFMFPLLVQEQLDFWPEKNARKRIWMSVQEAREVCQHLWMKEALDRFVSRLTSQQSAEEQARPTCAIS; this comes from the exons ATGGTCACTTTGATGTCTCAAGAAAACATTGTTGCTTTGGTGTCTCGCACTGGAAGGCATTTGCAACGATACAACAAGGGTCGTCGCCAAGTCGTAGG ATGCATACCATACAGATACAGGATTACAAACCAGACTTCCATTGAAGATGCAGGAGATTTAGAAGTTCTTGTCATCAGTTCTCAAAAAGGCAAAGGGATGTTGTTCCCAAAG GGAGGTTGGGAAACAGATGAATCCAAAATAGAGGCGGCTTCACGGGAGACCCTAGAGGAAGCAGGGGTTCGAGGCATTATCGAG TCTGAACTGGGTCAATGGAGTTTCAAGAGCAAAAGCCATGATACATATTATGAAGGATTCATGTTCCCTTTGCTTGTTCAAGAGCAGTTAGATTTCTGGCCTGAGAAGAATGCCCGAAAAAGAATATGG ATGAGCGTGCAAGAAGCTAGAGAAGTTTGTCAGCATTTGTGGATGAAGGAAGCCTTAGATAGATTTGTAAGTCGGCTGACTTCTCAACAATCTGCTGAGGAACAAGCGAGGCCTACATGTGCAATAAGCTAG
- the LOC126700831 gene encoding uncharacterized protein LOC126700831, which yields MNALKGRVSSDLDKLVNLTDSPFTASVNSFPLSSKFCMPQIDSYDAVKDPLDHLETFKTLMHLQGVVDEIMCRVFPTILKGAARIWFNRLTPNSISTFKELSTQFTAYFIEGHRYKRSMTCLISIKQREEETLRSYISRFNKEALSIDEADDKILVATFTNGLKKGKFLFSLYKNDPKTMSKVFYRATKYMNTEDALLAREEKPKKRERQEDTRQDQGRKKARTGD from the coding sequence atgaacgctctcaagggacgagtgtcCAGCGATCTTGACAAACTTGTTAACCTAACTGACTCGCCTTTCACCGCctccgtcaactccttccccctatCGAGCAAGTTCTGCATGCCACAAATAGATAGTTATGACGCGGTCAAGGACCCTCtggatcacctagagacctttaAGACcttaatgcaccttcaaggagtagtaGATGAGATCATGTGTAGGGTCTTCCCTACAATACTGAAGGGTgcggcaagaatttggttcaacCGGCTGACGcccaactccatcagcaccttcaaggagctaagcACTCAATTTACTGCGTACTTCATCGAGGGACATAGGTACAAGAGGTCTATGACTTGCTTAATAAGCATCAAGCAGCGAGAGGAGGAGACGCTGAGATCCTACATATCCCGTTTCAATAAGGAGGCACTTTCTAttgacgaagccgacgacaagatacttgtagcGACATTCACTAATGGGCTGaagaagggtaagtttttgttttccctatacAAGAACGACCCGAAGACCATGTCAAAGGTgttttacagggccaccaagtacatgaacACTGAAGACGCACTGCTGGCCCGAGAAGAAAAACCCAAGAAAAGGGAGAGGCAAGAAGACACACGACAGGACCAAGGCCGGAAGAAGGCAAGGACAGGAGACTGA